One genomic region from Cydia amplana chromosome Z, ilCydAmpl1.1, whole genome shotgun sequence encodes:
- the LOC134661594 gene encoding zinc carboxypeptidase-like encodes MVRAIEIYSCSFILFLSLSTCDANKNYTLYKLVALTKRDRQILYVIHRNYDHCYFLNGVTNEAAIPMHVVVEDKYMTEFESIVNNSDTLFTKYKQYHFAPQQTEDAWDSGELIDDRIIYNAFQDFSTIQKLYQYWENKYTKKIEKIVVGKTHEKKDIVILKVPGNQTTGHKNPAIFILGGEAGRDWISPALVLAYMKSLLDEKFHPFTRQFDAYFLPVLNPDGYTYSLYRDRFWAKNRKVIQPRILCYPDLARGVNLDRNWLHKAKGEKACSNMFFDNALSEYETYNLSEFLDGIAPNTLAFFNVKGFDNLITTPYAVGDKEQSNMDTIREILRQTTQDLNAKFNKSYYYGTTRSLLFNYTGNCADWVKENLNVPVVITFYLTNSDNVLPEASDIGPLHYELAREINEILSFTIDLYGPLFNRQFGQKCNIVLLLLNVFIIF; translated from the exons atgGTGCGTGCCATAGAAATATATAGCTgctcctttattttatttctaagcttaTCTACGTGTGATGCCAATAAGAATTACACCTTGTACAAATTAGTAGCATTAACTAAAAGGGACAGGCAAATATTGTATGTTATTCACAGAAACTATGACCATTGCTATTTTTTAAACGGAGTTACAAATGAAGCAGCCATACCAATGCATGTTGTAGTTGAAGACAAATATATGACGGAATTTGAGAGTATAGTTAACAACAGTGACACATTATTCACAAAGTATAAGCAGTATCATTT TGCCCCACAACAGACTGAAGATGCATGGGATTCGGGAGAATTAATTGATGACAGGATCATTTATAATGCATTTCAAGATTTTTCGACAATACAAAAACTATATCAGTACTGGGAAAATAAatatacgaaaaaaattgaaaagatTGTAGTTGGCAAGACACATGAGAAAAAagatattgtaattttaaaagttCCTGGTAATCAAACAACTGGACATAAAAATCCAGCAATATTTATCTTAGGCGGGGAGGCAGGTCGGGACTGGATTTCACCAGCCCTAGTGCTTGCTTATATGAAAAGTCTTCTGGATGAAAAATTCCATCCATTTACAAGACAATTTGATGCATATTTTCTCCCAGTACTAAATCCTGATGGTTACACTTACAGTTTGTACAGA GATCGTTTTTGGGCTAAGAATAGAAAAGTCATTCAGCCCCGAATATTGTGCTACCCCGATCTCGCCAGAGGTGTCAATCTTGATAGGAACTGGTTACACAAGGCAAAAG GTGAGAAAGCCTGTAGCAATATGTTCTTTGATAATGCTCTCTCTGAATATGAGACATATAATCTGTCAGAATTCCTGGATGGTATAGCACCAAATACATTGGCCTTCTTCAATGTCAAAGGATTTGATAATTTAATAACTACACCCTATGCGGTTGGAGACAAAGAGCAAAGTAATATGGATACTATT AGGGAAATACTACGGCAAACAACTCAAGACTTGAATGCGAAGTTCAACAAGTCTTATTACTACGGGACTACCAGGAGTCTGCTGT ttaacTATACTGGGAATTGTGCAGACTGGGTTAAGGAAAATTTAAATGTGCCTGTAGTAATTACTTTCTACTTGACAAACTCTGATAATGTTTTGCCGGAAGCATCTGATATTGGGCCATTGCATTATGAGTTGGCAAGGGAAATAAATGAAATCCTTTCATTCACTATTGATCTTTATGGGCCTCTATTCAATCGACAGTTTGGACAAAAATGCAACATAGTGTTGCTACTACTgaatgtatttataatattttga
- the LOC134661795 gene encoding torsin-1B gives MKYCSLLLIFVITCGLLECMVAELITMSLMGAAFITGGWYKWQTIKENSYCRFMECCNANYVPYDIEKLKTSLSKYMFGQPLVNELGSIISAHKEAVLNNSNRKALVISLHGWSGVGKNYASNMIAEALYKKGTKSQYVKLFMGDKDFNCEDLDKKKKEVMSEVFRVVKSCPTSLIIFDEIHDMCPSILDTVKPFLDHHQSVDGVDFRNSIFIFISNIGGGQIASTLLDLYGQGVKRNDVEFHMFEPIIRKTAYFTGGFKQSSTIANHLIDHYIPFLPLEQQHVEQCALAELRAHGVADPSDHMMADAMSVITYGPSEAQPIFANNGCKRFTKHIPYVVQKHKPKKENSEL, from the exons ATGAAATACTGTAGCCTACTTTTGATATTTGTCATAACCTGCGGTCTTCTAGAATGTATGGTTGCAGAGCTAATTACTATGTCCTTGATGGGTGCAGCTTTTATAACAGGTGGTTGGTACAAGTGGCAAACAATAAAAGAGAACTCATATTGTCGGTTCATGGAATGTTGCAATGCAAATTATGTCCCATATGACATTGAga AATTAAAGACATCACTCTCCAAGTATATGTTTGGACAACCCCTAGTGAATGAGCTAGGCAGTATCATAAGTGCACACAAAGAGGCAGTGCTGAACAACAGCAACCGGAAAGCACTAGTGATCAGCCTGCACGGTTGGTCAGGGGTTGGCAAGAACTATGCGTCCAACATGATTGCTGAAGCCCTCTACAAGAAGGGCACTAAAAGCCAGTATGTGAAGTTGTTCATGGGAGACAAAGACTTTAATTGTGAGGATTTGGACAAGAAGAAG AAGGAAGTAATGTCGGAAGTATTCAGGGTTGTGAAGAGCTGTCCAACGTCTCTAATAATATTTGATGAAATACATGACATGTGTCCGAGCATTCTGGACACTGTAAAGCCGTTCCTGGATCACCACCAGTCTGTGGATGGGGTAGAttttag GAACAGCATATTCATCTTCATCTCTAATATTGGAGGAGGTCAGATAGCTTCAACTCTTCTGGACTTGTATGGACAAGGAGTCAAAAGGAATGATGTGGAATTCCACATGTTTGAACCTATTATTCGCAAAACGGCGTATTTTACAG GTGGGTTCAAGCAGTCGTCGACGATCGCGAACCACCTGATAGACCACTACATCCCGTTCCTGCCCCTGGAGCAGCAGCACGTGGAGCAGTGCGCGCTGGCCGAGCTGCGCGCGCACGGCGTCGCCGACCCCTCCGACCACATGATGGC AGATGCGATGTCTGTGATAACGTACGGGCCGAGCGAGGCGCAGCCAATTTTCGCAAATAACGGCTGCAAAAGATTCACTAAGCACATTCCCTACGTAGTACAGAAGCACAAGCCGAAAAAGGAGAACAGTGAACTATGA
- the LOC134661049 gene encoding protein-serine O-palmitoleoyltransferase porcupine, translating into MYEEDDYIEENTWAYIALCGEPTLYEGLRFAKDLIIANIILRCIIQYVPIPHNVRHSVSLVIGTFLLYCNVGAAFVWTVGLAASSYIIILALSYLTKKHRGVIISLITIGYLLLCEVYVINPKMWQQIRGIQMIAAMKIISVAIDLDRNLFKSMINPVEFGGYMMCPANCILGPWISFHTYSTYLDIKFLSRRWIKLIVINFALSMLFLVLSNCIVPWYVPDNITKWLVAYRDAQAFRMSHYFVSSMSVVTMLSAGFGLTNDCHSEITVTRPFFIELPRSLVQVVVYWNMPMHQWLKNYVFRTCQPFGHFVALLSTYVVSSLLHGLNFQLAAVLLSIGTFSYVEYNFRHKVASALEVCCLANPCTKACHHRHKKNSFLAVIINTVFSLTTIIHLAYLGVMFEASFSVQESGYSFNHTLSKWENLNYFSHGLVAFTYVIYLMM; encoded by the coding sequence ATGTATGAAGAGGATGATTACATTGAAGAAAACACTTGGGCATACATTGCATTATGTGGCGAACCAACCTTGTACGAGGGCCTTAGATTTGCAAAAGACTTGATAATAGCGAACATTATTTTGCGCTGTATAATACAGTACGTGCCTATACCACACAATGTACGGCACAGCGTGTCCCTTGTCATCGGAACCTTCCTGCTGTACTGCAATGTCGGCGCAGCCTTCGTGTGGACGGTGGGCCTGGCTGCCAGCTCCTACATTATCATACTGGCTCTATCCTACTTGACGAAGAAGCATAGAGGGGTAATAATCTCTCTCATTACCATTGGTTACCTGCTACTGTGTGAGGTATATGTGATCAATCCCAAGATGTGGCAGCAGATTCGAGGTATTCAAATGATAGCAGCAATGAAAATAATATCAGTAGCTATAGATTTGGACAGAAATCTTTTTAAGAGCATGATCAATCCTGTTGAATTTGGCGGTTACATGATGTGTCCAGCCAATTGTATTCTTGGACCATGGATCTCCTTCCACACCTACAGCACTTACCttgatattaaatttttatcGAGAAGGTGgataaaattaattgtaataaattttgcATTATCAAtgctttttttagttttgtctaACTGCATTGTTCCCTGGTATGTCCCAGATAATATTACTAAATGGTTGGTTGCCTATCGAGATGCCCAAGCTTTCAGGATGTCTCATTATTTTGTTTCAAGCATGTCCGTGGTAACAATGCTGAGTGCAGGTTTTGGCCTCACAAATGACTGTCACTCAGAAATAACTGTCACAAGACCATTCTTTATTGAGCTTCCAAGATCTCTTGTGCAAGTGGTAGTGTACTGGAATATGCCTATGCATCAATGGTTAAAGAATTATGTGTTTAGGACATGTCAACCCTTTGGCCACTTTGTTGCTCTGCTATCAACTTATGTGGTCTCTTCATTGCTCCATGGTCTGAATTTCCAATTAGCTGCAGTCTTGCTGAGCATTGGGACCTTTTCATATGTAGAATATAACTTTAGACACAAGGTTgcatcagcgctggaagtctgCTGCTTGGCTAACCCATGTACAAAAGCGTGCCACCACAGACACAAAAAGAACAGTTTCCTAGCTGTGATTATCAATACTGTATTTTCCTTAACAACAATAATACACCTTGCTTATCTCGGAGTAATGTTTGAGGCATCATTCTCTGTCCAGGAGTCTGGCTACTCTTTTAATCATACTCTCAGTAAATGGGAAAACCTTAATTACTTCAGTCATGGTTTAGTAGCATTCACATATGTTATCTATTTAATGATGTAA
- the LOC134660972 gene encoding DNA repair protein XRCC2, whose product MEKTKFKVESGIQLLTRLSSKKTTVDNFYPNLFQSGPKSGEVIEVFSNRSCSFLLIDMIIEAVLPIKFGGAEIGVLIINTDGHISLPALTAALQNKLHTQHHFGLHEDDCAKVLNDMIDNIFILDVFDATQLYTTFQNLENILIKHNNISLCVIDTLTAFYWSEQSFKITKMDIYLRNLLRIVQKAVQGHEVTILYTRPEYFNSSRDLIEITEACAEVPTAEKVNCRIQVFQNEDETFTANVTTSSDVTRKNFKIEFNKISWL is encoded by the coding sequence aTGGAGAAAACTAAATTCAAAGTAGAATCCGGAATTCAACTACTAACAAGATTGTCCTCCAAGAAAACTACAGTCGACAATTTCTACCCTAACTTATTTCAATCGGGTCCGAAATCTGGAGAAGTGATTGAAGTGTTTAGTAACAGAAGCTGTTCATTTCTACTGATTGATATGATTATCGAAGCTGTACTTCCTATTAAATTTGGTGGTGCCGAAATAGGTGTTCTAATCATAAATACAGATGGTCACATTAGCTTGCCAGCATTAACTGCAGCATTACAGAATAAACTTCACACACAACATCATTTTGGCCTTCATGAAGATGACTGTGCAAAGGTGCTAAATGATATGATTGATAATATTTTCATATTGGATGTTTTTGATGCCACTCAACTATACACCACTTTTCAAAacctagaaaatattttaataaaacataataatatttcacTGTGTGTGATTGATACACTGACAGCATTCTACTGGTCAGAGCAGAGCTTTAAAATTACCAAGATGGATATTTATTTGAGAAATCTTCTTCGTATCGTACAAAAAGCTGTGCAAGGCCATGAAGTGACTATATTATACACACGGCCAGAGTACTTTAACTCTAGTAGGGATTTAATTGAGATCACTGAGGCTTGTGCTGAAGTCCCTACTGCTGAAAAAGTTAATTGCAGGATACAAGTGTTCCAAAATGAAGATGAAACCTTTACTGCTAATGTTACAACATCTAGTGATGTTACCAGAAAGAACTTTaaaatagaatttaataaaataagttgGTTGTAA
- the LOC134661116 gene encoding autophagy protein 5 translates to MANDREVLREIWDGKLPICFQLHQEEIMEIQQPDPFYVMVPRLSYFPLVTDKMKRHFLRYTSQENADNEMWLDFNGQPLKWHYPIGFLYDLFCGNDPQLPWNLTVHFTKFPEAVLLHCPNKDVVEAHYMSTVKEADVLKHRGQVMSTMQKKDHNQLWLGLQNDKFDQFWAINRRLMESHGDSEGFKHIPIRIYSDDGTFSQHLVSPKNSDNSRKILQQMIAELYPDKPDVKLRTHGIVIPRDAPLQWLSEHLSYPDNFLHLCLC, encoded by the exons ATGGCGAATGACAGAGAAGTATTGCGTGAAATATGGGACGGAAAGTTACCAATATGCTTTCAACTACATCAAGAAGAAATAATGGAAATTCAACAGCCCGATCCGTTCTATGTAATGGTTCCAAGATTAAGTTATTTTCCTTTGGTCACTGATAAG ATGAAAAGACATTTTCTAAGATACACATCTCAAGAAAATGCAGATAATGAAATGTGGCTTGACTTCAACGGGCAGCCCCTCAAGTGGCACTATCCTATAGGGTTTTTGTATGATCTCTTCTGTGGGAACGACCCTCAGCTGCCATGGAACCTCACTGTGCACTTCACCAAGTTCCCAGAAGCTGTTCTCCTACATTGTCCCAACAA AGACGTTGTGGAAGCACATTACATGTCCACTGTAAAGGAAGCTGATGTCCTCAAGCATCGGGGCCAAGTCATGTCTACCATGCAGAAAAAAGATCACAATCAGCTATGGCTTGGCTTACAAAATG ACAAATTTGATCAGTTCTGGGCCATAAACAGAAGATTGATGGAGTCCCATGGTGACAGCGAAGGCTTCAAGCACATTCCAATACGAATATACTCCGACGACGGAACCTTCAGTCAGCATCTAGTCAGTCCAAAGAACAGTGATAACAGTAGGAAAATACTCCAGCAGATGATAGCAGAACTATATCCCGATAAGCCTGACG TGAAATTACGGACGCACGGCATCGTGATACCGCGCGACGCGCCGCTGCAGTGGCTGTCGGAGCACCTCAGCTACCCGGACAACTTCCTGCACCTTTGCTTGTGCTAA